ACTGCCCACCGAGGCCTGTGAGTGGGAGGAGTCTGCGCCCGCGCCGACGCCGCCTCGTGAGCGCCTACAGGCGTTGTTGGATGATGCCCCAGCGCCAAGGCGAGCGGCGCCCGAGCTATCAGCGCCCAGCGATGTGACCGCTTCGCCCTCCGCGCTTCGCGCTTTGCTGGGCAACGATCAATCCGAGCAAGCCAAGCACGCTAGCGAGCCACTGGTTCAAGCAGCGTCGCCGCATTCTCAGCCAGATCAGGCGGTTGCCGCGCCTGATCTGGCGCCCGCCAAGCCGCTCGCTTTTTCACTGTCCTGCCTGTGTATTGACGGGCGCTGGCTGGTGCTGAATGCAGGTGAAATGACCGCGCTAGAGCAGCAGCTATTGATCAATCTGCTCTGTGCGGCGGGTATTCAAACCGGCGCGGCGCCAAGTATCACGCACTTTACATGGCCGCAGATGGCCAATGCCTTTGCCGTAGAAGACCCGCTGGATGAAGCCCGTGAAGGCTTGGCGGCCTTTGTTGCCGGGCGCGTCAATCGGCAGGGATGGCAATTAGAACGCCTACTATGGTGGGGAGAACTAGACGCTGATCAAGGCACATTAGATCGCGTCTTAAACGTGACCGGTGGGCAGAGCCATACGCTTTCGCTGCCGGTATGGCAGGGGCCAGCGCTTGCCTCACTGCTCGACAATGCGAGCAATAAGCGGGATCTTTGGCCTGCGCTTCAGCTATTGGGCCAGCAATGGGCGTCGGTGAACTTCACGGATACTTCTCAGGCGGCTGATGATCACTGAACTGGCGAGCGACGATTTAACGTTGCTCATCGCGCTGGAGAATCTGGCGCGAAGCGGTACCAGTGCTTCACAGCTGCAGGACGCGCTGAGCTGTCAGAAAACCAGTGTGCTGGGCTTGTGGCATCAGACGGCGTTAGTCGGCTATGCCATTGTGGTGCAACTGCCGTTTGACGCGGAGCTACAGGCGATAGGCGTATTGCCGACGTGTCGCCAGCAGGGCGCGGGGGGCGCGCTAATGGACGCCGTTTTAAAGACAGCTCAAGAGTGGTTGAGTGAGCGGCTGTTGTTAGAGGTGCGCGCCGATAATCTTAGCGCTATCCGGCTTTATCAGCGCAGCGGGTTTAGCGAAGACGGGCGTCGAAAGGAATATTATCCAGCTCGCCCAGCGGTTGAGGGTGCCGCCGGGCGTGAGGACGCGCTATTGATGTCTCGAATGCTGTAGTCGAGTACTTTAGCCGCGTGCCAGTGCGCTGCTTAAGATGCGCTGGCGTTATCCTGGCTGTCGAATTTGCTTAACAGGCTGTTGAGGCGACGCTCCCACTCTTCGCGCTCTTCTTTGAACTTGGCGTTTTCACCGCGCAGCTCTTCATTTTCCATCTTCATCATTTCTAGGGCGTCAACGGTATCGGTGACTTTCTGTTCAAGCTGATTAAATAGTTCCAGGCTCATGCATGTCTCCATAGAGTAAAAACGAGAACCAAAAAAAGTAACTAACAAAAAATAAGTACCCAGAAACAAGCGCCGTGCTTGCTAATAGGGACGAATGAGGCGAGCGTAACGCCGCTGTGGCGTGGCGGCAAGCGCTGTTTACGGCAATTGACGTTGGTAAAGCCGTGCGGTGCTTTCGCCGGCCTGAGTTTCGCGGTGTAACTGCCAATTTACAGGCACGTCCGGCGCCAGCGACGTCTCGGTTTCGAGATAAATCATTGCCTCACTGGCCAGCCAGCCACCGTTTTCTAGCGCGTGGCAGCACGCTGCGGCTAACTGCTGGTGAAAGGGCGGGTCTAGAAATACCAGCGAATACGGCTTTGCCGCTCGCGTTAGATACGCCTGCACATCGTTAATATGCACTGCGCTTGCGGTAATATTAAGCAGGGTAAGATTCGCCGACAGCTGCGCAGAGACGCGCGGGTCGCGCTCGACAAAGTCGACACACGCAGCGCCGCGTGACAGCGCTTCAATACCCAGTGCACCGGTGCCTGCGAACAGATCCAACACCGCTTGGCCGTAAAGCTCTTGGCCTAGCCAGTTGAACAACGTTTCACGCACGCGGTCTGGGGTTGGGCGCAGGCCAGGGCTGTCTAACACCGGTAGCTGGCGGCGGCGAAATTCTCCGCCAATAATGCGCAGTTTGCCCACCTGCTGAGCAGGCGCGCGACGAGAAGCGGATGAGCGTGAGGAGCGTTGTCGTGTCATGAAGCGGATTGTAGCGGGCTAGTTATCCAAAGTCTTGGGTTACGGTGTTAGCATAACCTCAATGTTCACTATTTATGTCGGGTAGCACTCATGTTTGGTTTTTTTAAGCGTAAAAATAAGCAAGATCCACAGCAGGCGCCTCAAGAGGAAGAGCAGCGGTTAAAAGAGCAGACCCAAGAGCAGGCTGATGAGGTGGAAATTGAGCCCGCACTTCCTCCTGAGCCTGTTGAAGAGGCCCCACAAGCGCCGGATACTTTGCCAGAGCCGACGCCCGCGCCAGAGCCCGCGCCAGAGCCCGCGCCAGAGCCCGCGCCAGAGCCCGCGCCAGAGCCAGAGCCAGAGCCAGAGCCAGAGCCAGAGCCAGAGCCAGAGCCAGAGCCAGAGCCAGAGCCAGAGCCCGCGCCCGCGCCCGCGCCAATCTCGCCCCCTGCTGTTTTGCAGGAAAAGCCAGGAGCGGAGAAAAGCGACAAAAAGGGCTGGTTTGCGCGGATTAAATCAGGCCTAGGCAAAACCCGCGCCAATTTGACCGACGGCATCGCCGATTTGTTTTTAGGTAAAAAGCAGATTGATGACGAGCTGTTAGAAGACTTAGAAACGCAGCTGTTGCTAGCTGATGTCGGCATTGAAGCAACGACGGAGATTATTGGGCGCCTGGAGGCGCGCGTCTCGCGCAAAGAGCTCAACAATCCCGAAGCACTCTATCGTGGTTTGCAAGAAGAGCTGACCACTATGCTGGAGCCGGTCGCCAAACCTCTTGTGATTGAAAAACGCTCACGCGATCAAGAGGGCAATGGGCCGTTTGTTATTTTAGTCGTCGGCGTCAACGGCGTGGGTAAAACGACCACCATCGGTAAGCTCACCCAGCGTTTTCAGCGCGAAGGTAAAAGCGTCATGCTGGCGGCTGGCGATACCTTCCGCGCTGCCGCCGTTGAGCAGCTAAAAGTATGGGGCGATCGTAATCGCGTGCCGGTGATTGCCCAGCATACCGGTGCCGATAGCGCCTCGGTTATTTATGACGCGGTAGCGGCTGCCAAAGCACGCGGTGTCGACGTGCTGATTGCCGATACCGCCGGCCGGCTGCATAACAAAAGCCACCTGATGGAAGAGCTGAAAAAAGTCCACCGGGTGATGCAGAAGCTAGATACCAGCGCGCCACATGAGGTGATGCTAGTACTGGATGCGGGAACCGGGCAAAACGCTATTTCTCAAGCCAGTACCTTTAACGATGCCGTGCCTATCAGCGGCATCACCTTGACCAAATTGGATGGCACCGCGAAGGGCGGCATTATTTTCGCACTGGCTAAGCAGCTAGGAACGCCGATTCGCTTTATTGGAGTGGGGGAGGGTATTGATGATCTTCGCCCCTTTGAGGCCAGTGATTTTGTGCATGCGCTGTTTGACCGCCAAGAGGATGATGCCAGCGCATGATCGCTTTTGAGCACGTGGGAAAGCGTTATGGCGGCCGTTTTGAAGCGCTAGCGCACCTCAATTTTCGTGTCGCCCGGGGTGAAATGGTATTTCTTACCGGTCATTCCGGCGCGGGTAAAAGCTCGCTGCTGCGCTTAATCATGCGCCTTGAAAAACCCAGCCGCGGGCGTGTCGTGGTGGCCGGCCACGATATTGCCCAGCTGCATGCTAGCCAGGTGCCGTTTTATCGCCGTCAAATTGGCGTCGTCTTTCAAGACCACCAGCTGCTCTTTGATCGCAGCATTTTTCACAACGTCTCGCTGCCTCTGGATATCCAGGGAATTGAGTCCCGCGAAACCGCTCGTCGAGTGCGGGCGGCGCTAGATAAGGTGGGGCTATTACACCGTGAAAAAGCACTGCCGATAGAGCTGTCTGGCGGTGAGCAGCAGCGGGTGGGTATTGCTCGCGCCGTGGTTAATAAACCGGCGCTGCTGCTAGCAGACGAGCCAACGGGTAACTTAGACCCTCAGCTTTCGGCGGATATTATGGCGCTGTTCGAGGATTTTAATCGCATCGGCACCACCGTCATGATTGCTAGCCATGACCTGGCCCTGATTGCTCGGCTGCGGCATCGTATACTGCGCTTGAGTGATGGTCGTCTCGTGGGCGACGAGGGCGCGCTATGAAGCCATCGGCTACTCCCAGGCGCCGCCAAGGAGCGGCGTTAAAAACGCCGCGTCGGCCGCCTGCCAAGGCACCTGACAATAACCCCCCTCAGCGAGGTGCTAAATCGCATCAGGCGCGCTTTTCAAGCCGCCTGCGGGCCTGGGGTCGCCACCACCGCAGCATGGCAGGGGACAGCTTCTACCGCCTGGTACGCTATCCGGTTGGCAATCTGCTGACTATGCTGGCGATTGCCATTGCGCTGGTGCTACCGGCAGCTCTCTGGCTAACGTTAGACAGCGCGCGCCTGCTGGATGCGGAGCTTGATGAAAGCGCAACCCTAACGATGTATCTAGAATTGGCCGCTGATGACGCTCAGGCTCGGCGTATTGAAGAAGCTGTGAATGCTGAGGGTAGCGTGCTTGAGACACAGCTGATCAGCGCGGATCAGGGCATGGTGGAGTTCCAGCAGGCGCTGGGGCTCGATGATGCGTTGGCTGGCCTGGATAATAATCCGCTGCCGATCAGCATCGTAGTGCGACCAGAAAGCGTTGACCCTGCGGCTATGCAACAGTTGGCCAACACGCTTGAAGCGCTTTCGGGCGTCGATGAGGTACGGGTCGATTTAGCCTGGGTAGAGCGGCTTAGAAACTTAGCCGAGCTTGGCCGTCGAGTTGCCCTGGCGCTAGGGGCGCTGTTCGGTTTAGGGGTGCTGCTGGTAGTTGGCAATACTATTCGCCTGTCGGTAGAAAGCCGCCGCCGAGAAATTGAAGTCGTCATGCTGATTGGCGCGACGCACGCCTTTGTTCGGCGGCCATTTTTATATAGCGGCGCCTGGTACGGTGTTGGTGGCGGCCTGTTAGCACTGGGGCTACTCGGCGTGGGCAATCACTGGCTATCGATGCCGGTGGCGGCACTGGCCGCCAGCTACGGCGCGAGCTTCTCCCTGCCTCAACTTGATGTGACGGGCTCTACAATTCTGCTATCTTGCAGTACACTACTAGGCTGGTTGGGCGCTTGGCTGGCGGTAACTCGCCACCTTTCAAGTATTCGCCCAAGATGACGCCGCTGGGTGGCAAAGGGTTTGAACCTTATCCACACAACCGTGTCTGTATGTATAGGTTAATTAAGGCGTGCTACGTCAACCACGATGGTTTACAGGGGAGACCACCTGCACATGAGCACTAGTCTTCTACCGGTGGGGCAGCTTTCACCCGGCGGCGACCTTGGCGGTTATATCCGTGCGGTCAATGGTATTTCGGTATTAACGGCCGATGAAGAGCGCGAGCTTGCCTATCGTTTACACGATGAGGGTGATCTTGAAGCCGCTCGGCGCTTAGTTATGTCGCATTTGCGCTTTGTTGTGCATATTGCCCGCAGTTACTCAGGTTACGGGCTGCCGCAAGCGGATCTAATTCAGGAAGGCAACGTTGGCTTGATGAAAGCCGTCAAGCGCTTTGATCCTAACCATGGCGTTCGGCTAGTTTCTTTTGCGGTGCATTGGATCAAAGCTGAAATACACGAATTTGTACTGCGTAACTGGCGCATCGTTAAAATTGCCACTACGAAAGCCCAGCGTAAGCTGTTTTTCAATTTGCGCAGCGCTAAGAAGCGCCTAGCATGGTTGAACAACGACGAAGTCGCCGCCATCGCCAAAGATCTCGACGTTAAGCCTGAAGTTGTACGTGATATGGAAGGTCGCCTTTCTTCTTACGACGCAGGGTTTGACGGCTCGCCGAGCGACGATGACGACAGCGCTTACCAAGCGCCGGTGCATTTTTTAGATGATGCGACGTCAGACCCGGCAACACAGCTGGAAGATAGCAATTTCGAAGAAGACTCTACGCGTCGTTTGCAGCTGGCGTTGGAAGGGCTAGACGATCGCTCGCGAGATATCTTGCAGCGCCGCTGGTTAGCTGAGAATAAAGAAACGCTGCATGACTTAGCCGACGTTTACGGCGTGAGTGCAGAGCGCATTCGTCAGCTTGAGAAAAATGCCATGAAAAAGCTGCGCTTGAAAATGGGTGAAGATTCCATTGCTGCATAGCTAGGTTTAAGTAACATAAGTTTAAATACCGTAAGCGTCAATATCGTAAGTTGCGGCATGGTATGTGTAATATAAAAAACCGGCCTTCTTTAATAGAAGGACCGGTTTTTTTTGAGGTAAGGCCAGCGCCCGTTGGTTTATGGCTTAGGCGGGAAGTGCGGCGGCGCGCAGCAAATGAGCCGACAGCAATGACCACTGATCTTCCCAGTGCTCGGTCGGCATGCGTTTGAAATCACTGCGCACATACTGCGAAATGCGTCCTTCTGCCTGGGCCGCTAGCAAATTAGCGGCGGCCGGCGCCGGAATAGTGGGGCGCAGTCCTTCACGTAGCTCTGCCTCGCGTAGGATCTGCTTTAGCTGCGTCTCTAAGCGTTCAAACAGCTGATTGATACGCTGGCGCAGTCGAGCGGTTTCGCCAGTGAGTACGTCGCCCCCCATCACGCGAGCAAGGCCTGGATTCTTTTCAGCAAAGCCGAGCAGTAGCGCAAGAATGGTGCCGCAGCGCGTAGTGGCATCGGGTACGTCTTCTAAAATGCGCGTAATACGGGCAAAAATGCTTTCTTCAATAAAGTCGATTAGCCCTTCAAACATGCGCGCTTTGCTAGGAAAATGGCGATAGAGTGCCGCCTCTGATACTCCCACCTGACGCGCCAGGGCCGCCGTAGTAATGCGTTTTCCGCTGTCCTCTTCAAGCATCAATGCCAGCGCCTGGAGAATCTGCTCGCGACGGCGAGGCTTTTGGTCATCGCTCATAAAGTGCCCTCCGCCGCGGTTAGTACGCGTCCATTATTTGAGTGCCTACCCCAGCATTGGTGAAGATTTCTAGCAACACAGCGTGGGGAACGCGGCCATCAATAATGTGCGCGCTGTTCACGCCGCCTTTAACGGCATCTAGAGCGCAGCGGATTTTGGGCAGCATGCCGCCATAAATTGTGCCATCGGCGATTAAGGCATCTACCTGAGAAGTGGTTAATCCCGTAAGTACTTCGCCTTCGGTATTCATTAAGCCGGCCACATTGGTGAGCAGCATTAATTTTTCGGCGTTAAGGGCTTCGGCAATTTTGCCGGCCACTAAATCGGCATTAATGTTGTAGCTGTGGCCTTTTGCATCAACGCCGATGGGGGCAATCACCGGAATAAAGTCGCGAGCCGCGAGCATCTCGATTAGCTCGGTTGAGATCGACTCAACTTCGCCCACATGGCCAATGTCGATAATTTCGGGCGCGGTCATTTCGGGGCTTTGATGCTCAACTTTAAGCTGGCGAGCACGAATTTGTGCGCCGTCTTTACCCGTTAAGCCTATCGCCTTGCCGCCGCTCTGATTGATGAGGTTGACGATGCTTTTATTGACCAGACCGCCTAGCACCATCTCAACCACGTCCATGGTTTGCGAGTCGGTAACGCGCATGCCGTTCACAAAGCGTGATTCAATGTTGAGCTTTTTCAGCAGGTCGCCAATTTGCGGGCCGCCACCGTGCACCACCACTGGATTAATACCGACTTCCTTCATTAACACGATATCGCGTGCAAAGGAGTCAATCAGGGTGCTTTCAGTCATTGCATTGCCGCCATATTTGACCACGACGGTTTTGCCGGAAAACTGCTGGATATAGGGAAGCGCTTCGGAAAGCACTTCCACGACGACCTGTGGGTCGCTACTGGCTGAACTCATTATGTTGTCCCTTGCGAACGTTTTTATGCTGATCACGTTTATGCTGATGTAGTGATGAGGGCCATGCTTTCTTAGTGCACACGATCCCTTCGACGCCTAGCTATCTTCAATGGCGAGCTTAAGCTCTGGCGCGACGCGTAATAACGCGGTGTTAAAAACAGATTTGATGCGTGCTAGCGCGGCATCGTCTTTGCCTTCAAAGCGCATCACCAGTGCAGGCGTGGTGTTAGATGCTCGGCACAGCCCCCAACCATCTGCATAGTCGACGCGAATGCCGTCCAACGTGGTTTTGATACCTTCGCCGAAGTCGCCCTCACGAGCAAGCTTATCGACGATAGAAAATTTGTTAGCGTCGGTCACCGCAATGTTAATTTCCGGGGTGCCTGCGTCCTGGGGGAATTTTGCAAAGAACGTATCAGCATCGTCGGCTTGGTTAGCTAAAATCTCAATCAGCCGGGCGGCGGCATAAAGACCATCGTCAAAACCATACCAGCGCTCTTGGAAAAAAATATGCCCGCTCATTTCACCTGCCAGCAGAGCGCCCGTGGCTTTCATGCGCGCCTTGATCAGCGAGTGCCCGGTTCGCCACATTTCTGGTTCGCCGCCTGCTTCGCTGATCACTTTCACCAGGTTGCCCGTGCACTTGATGTCAAAAATGACCTTGGCGCCGGGCTGGCGAGAGAGCATGTCGGTGGCAAATACCATTAGTAGATGATCGGGAAACACTAGCTGGCCGTGAGGAGTGACAACGCCTAGGCGATCGCCGTCGCCATCGAAGGCAAGGCCAATATCAGCACCGGTTTCGCGAACCTTGCGTATCAGATCTTGCATATTTTCCGGCTTGCCAGGGTCCGGATGGTGATTGGGGAAGTTGCCGTCGATTTCGGCAAACAGTGGGACTGTCTCCACGCCTAGGCGCGACAGCAGCTGTGGCCCCAGCTCGCCGGCGACGCCGTTACCGCAGTCGACAACGGCTTTTAACGGCCTGCTTAGGTGAACGTCGTCTAAAATGCGCGCTAAGTACGTTTCGCGAATATCTTGCTGAGTGATGCTGCCTTGGCCGTCTACCAGCTCGCCAGACTGGATTCGCTCGAACAAGGCAGTAATGGCGTCGCCGGAAAGCGTTTCGCCGCCCAGCACGATTTTAAAACCATTATAGTCCGGCGGATTGTGGCTGCCGGTCACCATGACGCCCGATTGGGTGCCCTCTAGCAGGTGGGTAGCAAAATAGAGCACCGGTGTCGGCACCATGCCGATGTCGATGACATTGCGCCCTGCAGCGTTCAGACCGCGCATTAAAGCAGCTTGCAGCCGCGCGCCTGAAAGACGCCCATCGCGTGCCACCACCACCGTGGACTCACCGCGTGCGGCTGCCTCAGAGCCCACGGCGCGGCCAATCATCTCGGCCGTGCTTTCTGTCAGCGTGTCGTCAACAATACCGCGAATGTCGTAGGCGCGAAAAATCGAGGCGGGTACGGTCTGTGTGTTCATAAGGCTTCCCAGCTAAACCAACATGCGTTGCTCATCGCGATTTTATCCGCAAGAGGCTACTGACTGCCGGTGCTGCCAAATCCTGCGCTGCCGCGTGAAGAATCTTCAAAAGCGTCTACAAGAGACAGCTCGGCCTGTACGACGGGCACCAGTACATACTGTGCCAGACGCTCAAAGGGCGCTAGCGTAAACGCACTTTGTCCACGGTTCCAGACAGAGATCATCAGCTCACCCTGATAATCAGAATCGATTAAGCCGACCAAATTACCCAGTACGATGCCGTGCTTATGCCCTAATCCCGAGCGCGGCAAAATCATGCCCGCAAGGGAGGGGTCTTCAATATAGATGGCAATGCCGGTACGCACGAGCTGGCATTCGCCGGGGGCTAACGTTAGCGGCTCATCTAGCAGAGCGCGAAGGTCCATGCCGGCGGAGCCTTCGGTGGCATACGTTGGCAAATAGTCGTTGAGTCGCTCATCCAGCAGTTTGCACTGTAGCCGAGGGCGGGCGGTCATAGGGTATCTCCAGGGGCAGAATTAGATGCATGTTCAGCGGTTTTTGTCGCTAGCAGGGCGAGCGCTTGGCGAATAATAGTGCCAGCCAGCTGTGTTTTTGGCTGCGGCGCTTCCGATCGGCTCTCAACGCCTTCGGGCGTGCGCCACAGTAGCCAGGCAGCGTTCTGGTCGCTGCCAAAACCAAGGCCCGCTAAAGAAACGTCATTAGCGACAATCATATCCAGCCCTTTGCTCTGCAGCTTGTCGCGTGCGTAGCGCTCGATTTGCTGGGTTTCGGCAGCAAAGCCGACGACAAGCGGGCGCTGCTCAGCGGGCAGCGCCGCGACGCCGGCGATAATGTCAGGATTTTTAACCAGCGTCAGAGTGAGCGTATCTCCCGTTTCCTGTTTTTTGAGTTTGTGCTCGGCGGGGGCCGCGGCGCGATAGTCGGCGACGGCGGCGCAGCCGATAAACATCGCCGCCTGAGGTGCTAGCCGCTGGGCCTCGGCGTGCATCTGTTCGGCAGACTCTACGTCAATGCGCGTGACGCCTTTCGGCGTGGGTAGCTCAACGGGCCCGCTGATCAGCGTCACCTTGGCGCCTTCAAGCGCCGCCGCAGCGGCCAGCGCGAAGCCCATTTTCCCAGAGCTGTGATTGGAGATATAGCGCACGGGGTCGAGCGGCTCACGGGTAGGGCCCGCCGTAATGACAATATGGGGAGCACTGGCTGCGGGGCGAGGGGCGACGTGAGATGCCATGAATAAGTCGACAACCGCGCTAAAGATCTCGTCAGGCTCGCTCATACGGCCAGGGCCGACATCGCCACAGGCCTGGTCACCGGCAGCGGGGCCGATCAGCTGCCAGCGGTCGCTCTCCAGCTGCGCTACGTTGCGCTGCGTGGCGGGA
This DNA window, taken from Vreelandella profundi, encodes the following:
- a CDS encoding GNAT family N-acetyltransferase — encoded protein: MITELASDDLTLLIALENLARSGTSASQLQDALSCQKTSVLGLWHQTALVGYAIVVQLPFDAELQAIGVLPTCRQQGAGGALMDAVLKTAQEWLSERLLLEVRADNLSAIRLYQRSGFSEDGRRKEYYPARPAVEGAAGREDALLMSRML
- the zapB gene encoding cell division protein ZapB, which gives rise to MSLELFNQLEQKVTDTVDALEMMKMENEELRGENAKFKEEREEWERRLNSLLSKFDSQDNASAS
- the rsmD gene encoding 16S rRNA (guanine(966)-N(2))-methyltransferase RsmD is translated as MTRQRSSRSSASRRAPAQQVGKLRIIGGEFRRRQLPVLDSPGLRPTPDRVRETLFNWLGQELYGQAVLDLFAGTGALGIEALSRGAACVDFVERDPRVSAQLSANLTLLNITASAVHINDVQAYLTRAAKPYSLVFLDPPFHQQLAAACCHALENGGWLASEAMIYLETETSLAPDVPVNWQLHRETQAGESTARLYQRQLP
- the ftsY gene encoding signal recognition particle-docking protein FtsY, with protein sequence MFGFFKRKNKQDPQQAPQEEEQRLKEQTQEQADEVEIEPALPPEPVEEAPQAPDTLPEPTPAPEPAPEPAPEPAPEPAPEPEPEPEPEPEPEPEPEPEPEPEPAPAPAPISPPAVLQEKPGAEKSDKKGWFARIKSGLGKTRANLTDGIADLFLGKKQIDDELLEDLETQLLLADVGIEATTEIIGRLEARVSRKELNNPEALYRGLQEELTTMLEPVAKPLVIEKRSRDQEGNGPFVILVVGVNGVGKTTTIGKLTQRFQREGKSVMLAAGDTFRAAAVEQLKVWGDRNRVPVIAQHTGADSASVIYDAVAAAKARGVDVLIADTAGRLHNKSHLMEELKKVHRVMQKLDTSAPHEVMLVLDAGTGQNAISQASTFNDAVPISGITLTKLDGTAKGGIIFALAKQLGTPIRFIGVGEGIDDLRPFEASDFVHALFDRQEDDASA
- the ftsE gene encoding cell division ATP-binding protein FtsE — protein: MIAFEHVGKRYGGRFEALAHLNFRVARGEMVFLTGHSGAGKSSLLRLIMRLEKPSRGRVVVAGHDIAQLHASQVPFYRRQIGVVFQDHQLLFDRSIFHNVSLPLDIQGIESRETARRVRAALDKVGLLHREKALPIELSGGEQQRVGIARAVVNKPALLLADEPTGNLDPQLSADIMALFEDFNRIGTTVMIASHDLALIARLRHRILRLSDGRLVGDEGAL
- the ftsX gene encoding permease-like cell division protein FtsX, which produces MKPSATPRRRQGAALKTPRRPPAKAPDNNPPQRGAKSHQARFSSRLRAWGRHHRSMAGDSFYRLVRYPVGNLLTMLAIAIALVLPAALWLTLDSARLLDAELDESATLTMYLELAADDAQARRIEEAVNAEGSVLETQLISADQGMVEFQQALGLDDALAGLDNNPLPISIVVRPESVDPAAMQQLANTLEALSGVDEVRVDLAWVERLRNLAELGRRVALALGALFGLGVLLVVGNTIRLSVESRRREIEVVMLIGATHAFVRRPFLYSGAWYGVGGGLLALGLLGVGNHWLSMPVAALAASYGASFSLPQLDVTGSTILLSCSTLLGWLGAWLAVTRHLSSIRPR
- the rpoH gene encoding RNA polymerase sigma factor RpoH; protein product: MSTSLLPVGQLSPGGDLGGYIRAVNGISVLTADEERELAYRLHDEGDLEAARRLVMSHLRFVVHIARSYSGYGLPQADLIQEGNVGLMKAVKRFDPNHGVRLVSFAVHWIKAEIHEFVLRNWRIVKIATTKAQRKLFFNLRSAKKRLAWLNNDEVAAIAKDLDVKPEVVRDMEGRLSSYDAGFDGSPSDDDDSAYQAPVHFLDDATSDPATQLEDSNFEEDSTRRLQLALEGLDDRSRDILQRRWLAENKETLHDLADVYGVSAERIRQLEKNAMKKLRLKMGEDSIAA
- the slmA gene encoding nucleoid occlusion factor SlmA, with the protein product MSDDQKPRRREQILQALALMLEEDSGKRITTAALARQVGVSEAALYRHFPSKARMFEGLIDFIEESIFARITRILEDVPDATTRCGTILALLLGFAEKNPGLARVMGGDVLTGETARLRQRINQLFERLETQLKQILREAELREGLRPTIPAPAAANLLAAQAEGRISQYVRSDFKRMPTEHWEDQWSLLSAHLLRAAALPA
- the argB gene encoding acetylglutamate kinase, with product MSSASSDPQVVVEVLSEALPYIQQFSGKTVVVKYGGNAMTESTLIDSFARDIVLMKEVGINPVVVHGGGPQIGDLLKKLNIESRFVNGMRVTDSQTMDVVEMVLGGLVNKSIVNLINQSGGKAIGLTGKDGAQIRARQLKVEHQSPEMTAPEIIDIGHVGEVESISTELIEMLAARDFIPVIAPIGVDAKGHSYNINADLVAGKIAEALNAEKLMLLTNVAGLMNTEGEVLTGLTTSQVDALIADGTIYGGMLPKIRCALDAVKGGVNSAHIIDGRVPHAVLLEIFTNAGVGTQIMDAY
- a CDS encoding phosphomannomutase/phosphoglucomutase; the encoded protein is MNTQTVPASIFRAYDIRGIVDDTLTESTAEMIGRAVGSEAAARGESTVVVARDGRLSGARLQAALMRGLNAAGRNVIDIGMVPTPVLYFATHLLEGTQSGVMVTGSHNPPDYNGFKIVLGGETLSGDAITALFERIQSGELVDGQGSITQQDIRETYLARILDDVHLSRPLKAVVDCGNGVAGELGPQLLSRLGVETVPLFAEIDGNFPNHHPDPGKPENMQDLIRKVRETGADIGLAFDGDGDRLGVVTPHGQLVFPDHLLMVFATDMLSRQPGAKVIFDIKCTGNLVKVISEAGGEPEMWRTGHSLIKARMKATGALLAGEMSGHIFFQERWYGFDDGLYAAARLIEILANQADDADTFFAKFPQDAGTPEINIAVTDANKFSIVDKLAREGDFGEGIKTTLDGIRVDYADGWGLCRASNTTPALVMRFEGKDDAALARIKSVFNTALLRVAPELKLAIEDS
- the dut gene encoding dUTP diphosphatase; this translates as MTARPRLQCKLLDERLNDYLPTYATEGSAGMDLRALLDEPLTLAPGECQLVRTGIAIYIEDPSLAGMILPRSGLGHKHGIVLGNLVGLIDSDYQGELMISVWNRGQSAFTLAPFERLAQYVLVPVVQAELSLVDAFEDSSRGSAGFGSTGSQ
- the coaBC gene encoding bifunctional phosphopantothenoylcysteine decarboxylase/phosphopantothenate--cysteine ligase CoaBC; its protein translation is MASGTSISASGKAPTLTGKRVLLGVSAGIAAYKSALLVRLLKQAGCEVRVVMTSGAQAFITPLTLQALSGEPVRTSLLDPEAEAGMGHIELARWADVVLIAPATADLIARLVHGMADDLLTTLCLASDAPKLVAPAMNQAMWHHPATQRNVAQLESDRWQLIGPAAGDQACGDVGPGRMSEPDEIFSAVVDLFMASHVAPRPAASAPHIVITAGPTREPLDPVRYISNHSSGKMGFALAAAAALEGAKVTLISGPVELPTPKGVTRIDVESAEQMHAEAQRLAPQAAMFIGCAAVADYRAAAPAEHKLKKQETGDTLTLTLVKNPDIIAGVAALPAEQRPLVVGFAAETQQIERYARDKLQSKGLDMIVANDVSLAGLGFGSDQNAAWLLWRTPEGVESRSEAPQPKTQLAGTIIRQALALLATKTAEHASNSAPGDTL